A genomic segment from Spongiibacter sp. IMCC21906 encodes:
- a CDS encoding CBS domain-containing protein — MKNIALYDADQVDHLVWPENVQDITADSPAISVFTDFHHYEPLVIDADTLALDAEQMMKRSHVRLKLVIDRDAECVGVIALEDLSDSEVIKKVANGFVRKELRVSDMMRRKQDLKVFHYDDLERMNVEQVLNVLKQYGHQHCLVVEHAHHQIRGIISASDIARKLKIAISIQQPPKFAELYLAAIHR; from the coding sequence ATGAAAAATATCGCACTGTACGATGCCGACCAGGTAGACCACTTGGTATGGCCCGAAAACGTTCAAGACATTACTGCAGACTCACCTGCCATATCGGTGTTTACCGACTTCCACCACTACGAACCACTGGTCATTGATGCCGATACACTGGCGCTAGATGCAGAACAAATGATGAAGCGGTCTCATGTTCGGCTAAAGCTTGTCATTGATCGGGATGCAGAATGTGTTGGTGTCATTGCCCTTGAAGACCTTAGTGATAGTGAAGTTATTAAGAAAGTCGCCAACGGCTTTGTCCGGAAAGAACTACGCGTATCAGACATGATGCGGCGTAAACAGGACTTGAAGGTTTTCCATTACGACGACTTGGAGCGCATGAATGTAGAACAAGTGCTAAATGTCCTTAAGCAATACGGGCATCAGCACTGCTTAGTTGTAGAACATGCCCACCACCAGATTCGGGGGATTATCTCTGCTAGTGATATTGCCAGAAAATTAAAAATTGCGATTTCCATTCAGCAGCCACCCAAATTTGCTGAACTCTATTTGGCGGCAATTCATCGTTAA
- the cadR gene encoding Cd(II)/Pb(II)-responsive transcriptional regulator, which yields MRIGQLAQLVGVETQTIRFYEQQGLLPPPDRQDNGYRVYTEKHGEGLAFIRRCRILGLSLAEIHELQSYQDDPHQPCTAVNALLDDHISHVRSQITALQALEKQLVSLRASCNDDREVEACGVLAGISEGNMHQQ from the coding sequence ATGCGCATTGGTCAGTTGGCGCAGTTGGTAGGGGTCGAAACACAGACGATCCGCTTCTATGAACAGCAGGGCTTGTTGCCGCCGCCTGATCGGCAGGACAACGGTTACCGTGTCTATACCGAGAAGCATGGTGAGGGGCTGGCCTTCATCCGTCGCTGCAGAATCCTGGGCCTGTCACTGGCTGAGATTCACGAACTACAGAGCTATCAGGACGACCCTCATCAGCCTTGTACCGCCGTCAACGCCTTGCTCGATGATCACATCTCTCATGTGCGGTCGCAGATAACCGCTCTGCAAGCGCTTGAGAAACAACTCGTTTCACTGAGAGCGAGTTGCAACGATGACCGGGAAGTTGAGGCGTGTGGGGTTCTTGCTGGAATTAGCGAAGGAAACATGCACCAGCAGTAG
- a CDS encoding cation transporter has translation MSKSCGGACGGDATSAADTDIQASSEAPGRWVSVYAVPKMDCPSEERMIRLALNGFEEIRALSFDLSNRRLKVVHDGEVEPVTSKLKTLGLGASLQETVAANPETIKAAEFSAASAKQESGTLRWLLGINALLFVVEMTAGLIAQSTGLIGESLDNFADAAVYGLALYAVGHSVKMQVRAAHLAGVLQLILAVGVLVEVVRRFVFGSEPESLVMMAIAFVALIANTSCLLLISKHREGGAHMKASWIFSANDVVINLGVITAGALVAWTGSNYPDLIIGTIAGGIVLNGARRILALKG, from the coding sequence ATGAGCAAATCCTGTGGTGGCGCCTGTGGCGGTGATGCAACGTCCGCAGCGGATACCGATATACAGGCCTCCTCCGAGGCGCCAGGGAGATGGGTCAGTGTTTATGCCGTGCCGAAGATGGACTGTCCATCAGAAGAACGAATGATTCGCCTAGCCCTGAACGGCTTTGAGGAGATTCGGGCGCTGTCCTTCGACTTGTCGAACCGCCGGCTGAAGGTCGTGCATGACGGCGAGGTCGAGCCCGTCACCTCGAAACTGAAGACCTTGGGGCTAGGCGCCTCGCTTCAGGAAACCGTCGCTGCAAATCCGGAGACCATCAAGGCCGCCGAGTTTTCGGCAGCTTCTGCTAAGCAAGAATCCGGGACCCTGCGCTGGTTGCTCGGCATCAATGCACTTCTGTTCGTGGTGGAAATGACTGCCGGTCTGATCGCCCAGTCCACCGGCCTGATTGGAGAATCCCTGGACAATTTTGCCGATGCGGCGGTGTACGGGCTTGCCCTTTATGCGGTTGGACATAGCGTGAAAATGCAGGTACGTGCCGCGCATCTTGCTGGTGTACTGCAACTGATCTTGGCTGTGGGCGTGCTCGTAGAGGTGGTGAGACGCTTTGTATTCGGTAGTGAGCCTGAATCGCTGGTGATGATGGCTATCGCATTCGTCGCATTGATTGCCAATACCAGTTGTCTGCTGCTCATATCCAAACATCGGGAAGGCGGGGCGCACATGAAGGCAAGCTGGATATTCTCGGCCAACGACGTGGTGATCAACCTGGGGGTCATCACCGCCGGCGCCCTGGTCGCGTGGACCGGTTCCAATTATCCGGATCTGATTATCGGCACCATCGCGGGGGGCATTGTACTTAACGGTGCCAGACGCATTTTGGCGTTGAAGGGTTAA
- the lspA gene encoding signal peptidase II, with protein MLIIGKKLSPYALLSISGLLAASDQAVKWLVQQSMAYGEYVSVTPFFNWVHLWNTGAAFSLFANGGGWQRYFFIGIAVVVSIFLIKLILENRHKGEAIAYSLILGGAMGNLIDRVFRGYVVDSFDFYWRDWHWPAFNLADIAIVLGALLFVSSSLLGKKANTNAEPDGSD; from the coding sequence ATGCTCATTATTGGCAAAAAGCTCTCGCCGTATGCCCTATTGTCCATATCGGGCCTGCTGGCAGCGTCTGATCAGGCTGTAAAGTGGCTGGTGCAGCAATCAATGGCCTATGGCGAGTATGTTTCGGTGACCCCGTTCTTTAACTGGGTGCACCTATGGAACACCGGTGCCGCATTCAGTCTTTTTGCGAATGGTGGAGGCTGGCAGCGCTACTTTTTTATCGGAATCGCGGTAGTGGTCTCGATTTTTCTGATCAAGCTGATCCTTGAAAATCGTCATAAAGGAGAAGCCATCGCTTACAGTCTTATCCTCGGTGGCGCCATGGGCAATCTGATTGACCGGGTCTTTCGCGGCTATGTTGTGGATTCCTTTGATTTCTATTGGCGAGACTGGCATTGGCCGGCCTTCAACCTGGCTGATATTGCAATTGTCCTCGGTGCCTTACTTTTCGTTTCCAGCAGCTTGTTGGGTAAAAAAGCAAACACCAATGCCGAGCCGGATGGATCTGACTGA
- a CDS encoding ISL3-like element ISPpu12 family transposase yields MTELPDNILHLPQYQVLGCKSTDDEMHFQVDVPDPIACEECGVQGEFVRFGKRDVPYRDLPIHGKRVTLWVVRRRYTCRACKTTFRPQLPEMVDGFRMTLRLHEYVEKESFNHPYTFVAAQTGLDEKTVRDIFNARAEFLGRWHRFETPRILGIDELYLNKRYRCILTNIEERTLLDLLATRRQDVVTNYLMKLKDRQKVEIVSMDMWNPYRAAVKAVLPQARIVVDKFHVVRMANDALERVRKGLRKELKPSQSRTLKGDRKILLKRAHEVSDRERLIMETWTGAFPQLLAAYEHKERFYGIWDATTRLQAEAALDEWIATIPKGQKEVWSDLVRAVGNWREETMTYFETDMPVTNAYTESINRLAKDKNREGRGYSFEVMRARMLYTTKHKKKAPTAKVSPFYKKTIGYGLPDFAEELNYGVDLSTI; encoded by the coding sequence ATGACCGAACTTCCCGACAACATCCTTCACCTGCCGCAATACCAAGTACTGGGCTGCAAATCAACCGACGACGAAATGCACTTCCAGGTGGACGTGCCCGATCCCATCGCCTGCGAGGAATGCGGCGTGCAGGGTGAGTTCGTACGGTTCGGCAAGCGTGACGTTCCCTATCGTGATCTGCCCATCCACGGCAAGCGGGTCACTCTCTGGGTGGTCCGCCGCCGATACACCTGCCGGGCCTGCAAGACAACATTCAGGCCCCAGCTACCGGAGATGGTGGACGGATTCCGTATGACACTGCGGCTGCATGAGTACGTGGAGAAGGAATCCTTCAACCACCCCTACACCTTTGTGGCGGCACAGACCGGCCTGGACGAGAAGACGGTGCGCGACATCTTCAACGCCCGCGCCGAGTTCCTGGGGCGCTGGCACCGCTTCGAGACGCCCCGCATCCTGGGCATTGACGAGCTATACCTGAACAAGCGCTACCGCTGCATTCTGACCAACATTGAGGAGCGAACCCTGCTCGACCTGCTGGCCACCCGCCGCCAGGACGTGGTGACCAACTACCTGATGAAGCTGAAAGACCGGCAGAAGGTCGAGATCGTCAGCATGGACATGTGGAACCCCTACCGGGCAGCGGTCAAGGCTGTGCTGCCCCAGGCCCGTATCGTGGTCGATAAGTTCCATGTGGTGCGCATGGCCAACGATGCCCTAGAGAGAGTGCGCAAGGGCCTCAGAAAGGAGCTGAAACCGTCCCAGAGCCGGACTCTCAAGGGAGACCGGAAAATCCTGCTGAAACGCGCTCACGAAGTCTCAGACCGGGAGCGCCTCATCATGGAGACCTGGACAGGCGCGTTCCCGCAACTGCTGGCCGCCTACGAGCACAAGGAGCGCTTCTACGGCATCTGGGACGCCACCACACGGCTCCAGGCAGAAGCCGCCCTGGACGAGTGGATAGCCACCATCCCGAAGGGCCAAAAGGAAGTCTGGAGCGATCTGGTCAGGGCAGTGGGAAACTGGCGCGAAGAGACCATGACCTACTTCGAGACGGACATGCCCGTCACCAACGCTTACACGGAGTCCATCAACCGACTGGCCAAGGACAAGAACCGTGAAGGGCGCGGTTACTCCTTCGAGGTGATGCGGGCACGAATGCTCTACACCACGAAGCACAAGAAGAAGGCACCGACTGCGAAGGTCTCTCCTTTCTACAAGAAAACCATCGGTTACGGACTGCCGGACTTCGCAGAGGAACTCAACTACGGAGTCGATCTATCAACCATCTGA
- a CDS encoding DUF3892 domain-containing protein, producing the protein MTRIKGRNDGPGGRNEHYDIGQRKKVPRSQVVREIEKGNHSGAHVVEVNGRKYARDNPDHSRSDNVNRR; encoded by the coding sequence ATGACTAGAATCAAAGGTCGCAACGATGGCCCCGGTGGCCGCAATGAACACTACGACATCGGCCAGCGTAAAAAAGTGCCAAGAAGTCAGGTGGTGCGAGAAATTGAGAAAGGCAACCATTCAGGCGCTCACGTCGTTGAAGTCAACGGTCGAAAATACGCCAGAGACAATCCTGACCACTCACGAAGTGACAATGTAAATCGTCGATAA
- the fic gene encoding protein adenylyltransferase Fic, with translation MSTKERSLNTMWHADQPYNTLPPLPPTRAAMETIAILKACIPARAALAELKQAGELLPNQGLLINLLPLLEAKDSSEIENIVTTTDKLFQYADEDDSADPATREALRYRTALATGFRRLSERPLTANTAIDICSTIKSVDMQVRRVPGTKLMNPATGEVIYTPPEGEDQLKRLLSNWEQFLHADDGLDPLIKMAIAHYQFEAIHPFTDGNGRTGRVLNTLYLIQQGLITLPILYLSRHIVQNKADYYRLLLGVTREQNWEDWILYMLAAVEHTSQWTTAKIAATRQLMEHTGQYLQAQLPKIYSHELLQVIFQQPYCRIYNLVDAGIAKRQTASVYLKQLCEVGVLEERQVGKEKLFIHPKLVQLLSRDSNVVTGY, from the coding sequence ATGTCGACAAAAGAGCGTAGCTTAAACACGATGTGGCATGCCGACCAGCCCTACAATACCCTGCCCCCACTACCCCCGACCAGAGCGGCGATGGAGACGATCGCCATACTGAAAGCCTGCATTCCCGCCAGAGCGGCGCTGGCAGAGCTGAAGCAAGCAGGCGAGCTATTACCTAACCAGGGCCTGCTGATTAATTTGCTGCCGCTATTGGAGGCGAAGGACTCGTCGGAGATCGAGAACATTGTCACCACTACCGACAAGCTGTTCCAGTATGCCGACGAGGACGATAGCGCCGACCCCGCCACCCGTGAAGCCCTGCGCTACCGCACCGCTCTAGCAACGGGGTTTCGTAGGCTGAGTGAGCGACCACTTACCGCTAACACGGCGATTGATATTTGCAGCACCATCAAATCCGTGGATATGCAGGTGCGCCGAGTGCCCGGCACCAAGTTGATGAACCCTGCCACAGGCGAAGTCATCTATACCCCACCAGAGGGCGAGGACCAGCTAAAGAGACTGCTGAGCAACTGGGAGCAATTCCTCCACGCCGACGACGGGCTCGACCCCCTGATCAAGATGGCGATTGCCCATTACCAGTTTGAAGCCATCCACCCTTTCACCGATGGCAATGGTCGCACCGGGCGCGTGCTGAACACTCTGTACCTGATTCAACAGGGGCTGATTACCCTGCCCATTCTTTACCTGAGTCGCCATATCGTCCAGAACAAAGCCGACTACTACAGGCTATTACTGGGCGTGACACGGGAACAGAACTGGGAGGATTGGATTCTGTATATGTTGGCGGCAGTAGAACACACATCCCAGTGGACCACCGCCAAGATTGCCGCTACCCGCCAGCTGATGGAGCACACGGGGCAATACCTGCAAGCCCAACTGCCCAAGATATACAGCCATGAACTGTTGCAAGTGATCTTTCAGCAGCCTTACTGCCGCATTTATAATCTTGTGGATGCGGGCATTGCCAAACGCCAGACAGCTTCTGTCTATCTAAAGCAGCTGTGTGAGGTGGGCGTACTGGAGGAGCGGCAGGTAGGTAAGGAGAAGCTGTTCATTCACCCGAAGTTGGTGCAGCTGTTAAGCCGGGATAGTAACGTAGTGACAGGATACTAG
- a CDS encoding oxidative damage protection protein: MTRSVFCKKYKKDMEGLAKPPYPGPKGQDVYENVSKQAWEEWQTHQTMLINEKQLSMMDPQSRKFLQAEMDKFFAGDDFEQAEGYVPPSE, encoded by the coding sequence ATGACTCGCAGCGTATTCTGCAAAAAATACAAAAAAGACATGGAAGGCCTAGCGAAGCCTCCCTACCCCGGCCCCAAAGGGCAGGATGTGTATGAAAATGTCTCAAAACAAGCCTGGGAAGAGTGGCAAACCCATCAAACCATGCTGATCAACGAAAAACAGCTCAGCATGATGGACCCACAATCCCGTAAATTCCTCCAGGCAGAGATGGATAAATTCTTTGCAGGCGATGATTTTGAACAAGCAGAAGGCTATGTACCACCAAGTGAATAG
- the mutY gene encoding A/G-specific adenine glycosylase, which translates to MTKNSFSNRLLDWFDQHGRKDLPWQQHISPYRVWVSEIMLQQTQVSTVIPYYQRFMARFPNVSDLADAPSDEVLSLWTGLGYYARARNLHKAAQIIINDFAGNFPGTVDDIQSLPGIGRSTAGAIFSIACGGRAAILDGNVKRVLSRHGAVTGWPGQKSVEQTLWAMAETYTPEQRVADYTQAIMDLGATLCSRSRPQCEICPVSADCQALALGQQSDFPGKKPRKQIPVRQTTMLIIENPQGEILLQQRPGSGIWGGLWCLPELEVDASIEDFLTRQLNSSGRIQPWAQLRHTFSHFHLDIHPIHIKLNREPGCVMEGESQLWYNGQPQQKIGLAAPVKKLLNAAVQTDLLTEAQI; encoded by the coding sequence GTGACTAAAAACAGCTTCAGCAACAGGCTCCTGGACTGGTTTGACCAACACGGCCGCAAAGACCTACCGTGGCAGCAACACATCTCACCCTATCGGGTTTGGGTGTCAGAAATCATGCTGCAGCAAACACAAGTCAGCACCGTCATCCCCTATTACCAACGTTTTATGGCGCGATTCCCTAACGTCAGCGATCTGGCCGATGCTCCCAGCGATGAAGTGCTATCACTCTGGACGGGACTCGGTTATTACGCCCGCGCCCGCAACCTTCACAAAGCCGCCCAAATCATCATTAACGACTTTGCGGGCAACTTCCCGGGTACCGTCGACGACATTCAGTCTCTGCCCGGTATTGGCCGCTCCACCGCTGGCGCCATTTTCAGTATTGCCTGTGGTGGCCGCGCCGCCATTCTCGATGGCAACGTAAAGCGTGTACTCAGCCGCCATGGTGCGGTTACCGGCTGGCCAGGACAAAAAAGCGTAGAACAAACGCTATGGGCAATGGCCGAGACTTACACCCCTGAACAGCGCGTGGCGGATTACACCCAAGCCATCATGGACCTAGGGGCCACCCTCTGCAGCCGCAGCCGCCCCCAGTGTGAGATTTGCCCCGTTTCAGCAGATTGCCAGGCACTCGCGCTAGGTCAACAAAGCGATTTCCCCGGCAAAAAACCCCGCAAGCAAATCCCCGTCAGGCAGACCACCATGCTGATCATTGAAAACCCACAGGGTGAAATACTCCTACAACAAAGACCCGGCAGCGGCATTTGGGGCGGACTATGGTGTTTACCTGAACTGGAAGTTGACGCCTCGATAGAAGACTTTTTGACTAGACAGCTCAACAGCAGTGGCCGCATCCAACCCTGGGCACAGCTTCGCCATACATTCAGCCACTTCCACCTGGATATTCACCCAATTCACATAAAGCTCAACCGTGAACCCGGCTGCGTCATGGAAGGTGAATCCCAGCTCTGGTATAACGGTCAGCCTCAACAAAAAATCGGCCTTGCCGCACCCGTCAAAAAACTACTGAACGCGGCAGTGCAGACAGACCTACTAACGGAAGCTCAAATATGA
- a CDS encoding acetyl-CoA sensor PanZ family protein, translating into MPIYAEIIKNCPDQDASDLEILYPGESEQLLARAQSDKLLLIGGRFNGRLLGALTLTPIHGGDFEMARLTVRAITRRRGVARQLLIQTFKILPEELETLSADLGNAAELSELFTEMGFKAQGNTWRWQRP; encoded by the coding sequence ATGCCCATATACGCAGAAATCATCAAGAACTGTCCAGATCAAGACGCCTCAGACCTAGAAATTCTCTATCCGGGTGAGAGCGAGCAACTTCTGGCGAGAGCCCAGAGCGATAAACTGCTGCTCATCGGTGGCCGTTTTAATGGTCGCCTGCTAGGCGCACTGACCTTAACCCCCATCCATGGCGGCGACTTTGAGATGGCCAGGCTGACGGTTCGTGCAATAACCCGGCGCCGGGGCGTCGCCCGACAGCTACTGATCCAAACCTTCAAAATTCTGCCAGAAGAGCTAGAGACCCTATCAGCTGATTTAGGCAACGCAGCCGAACTCAGCGAGCTGTTCACAGAAATGGGGTTTAAAGCCCAAGGGAACACTTGGCGCTGGCAACGACCCTAA
- the hisB gene encoding imidazoleglycerol-phosphate dehydratase HisB, whose product MSERKATVSRNTLETQITVSVNLDGIGQSQFETGVPFLDHMMDQIARHGMIDLMVNAKGDLHIDAHHTVEDIGITLGQAFAEAVGDKKGIARYGHAYVPLDEALSRVVIDFSGRPGMEYHVPYTRGSVGGFDVDLFSEFFHGFVNHAKVTLHIDNLRGVNTHHQAETVFKAFGRALRMALSVDERMAGITPSTKGCL is encoded by the coding sequence ATGAGCGAGCGCAAGGCGACAGTTAGTCGCAACACCCTCGAAACACAAATTACCGTAAGCGTAAATCTGGACGGGATTGGTCAATCTCAGTTCGAGACTGGCGTGCCCTTTCTTGATCACATGATGGACCAAATTGCCCGTCACGGTATGATTGATTTGATGGTCAATGCCAAAGGTGATTTGCATATTGATGCCCACCACACGGTTGAAGATATCGGCATCACCCTTGGTCAGGCTTTTGCTGAGGCCGTTGGCGATAAAAAGGGTATTGCCCGTTACGGCCACGCCTATGTGCCCTTGGACGAAGCGTTGTCCCGGGTGGTGATTGATTTTTCTGGTCGCCCAGGTATGGAATACCACGTGCCTTATACCCGTGGCAGCGTGGGCGGCTTTGATGTGGATTTGTTCTCTGAGTTTTTTCACGGCTTTGTCAATCACGCCAAGGTAACCCTGCATATCGACAATCTGCGCGGTGTTAACACCCATCACCAGGCTGAGACGGTGTTTAAAGCATTCGGCCGGGCGCTACGTATGGCGCTGTCGGTGGATGAGCGTATGGCGGGTATCACCCCGTCCACCAAAGGTTGCTTGTAG
- the hisH gene encoding imidazole glycerol phosphate synthase subunit HisH: MAKASVAVIDYGMGNLHSVASALEKVGDGVVVHVTDCPDTILSADRVIFPGVGAIRDCMAELKARDLDEVIQEVAAQKPLLGICVGMQAMMESSQENGGVACLDILPGEVKFFGKDLRDNAGERLKVPHMGWNNVKQCGAHPLWKDIADDSRFYFVHSYYIDAPEFVAATCQYGVEIHAALSCDNVFAVQFHPEKSGDNGLQLLRNFLAWDRPQQFFPVSE, translated from the coding sequence ATGGCGAAAGCATCAGTTGCCGTTATCGACTACGGCATGGGTAATCTGCACTCTGTTGCCAGTGCCCTAGAAAAAGTTGGTGACGGGGTAGTCGTTCACGTCACCGATTGTCCCGATACTATTTTGTCCGCCGACCGGGTTATTTTCCCCGGTGTTGGCGCCATCCGCGATTGCATGGCAGAGCTAAAGGCGCGTGATTTGGATGAGGTCATTCAGGAAGTGGCCGCACAAAAACCGCTGCTGGGTATTTGCGTCGGTATGCAGGCAATGATGGAAAGCAGTCAGGAAAATGGCGGCGTGGCTTGCCTGGATATTCTGCCCGGCGAGGTAAAGTTTTTTGGCAAAGACCTGCGGGATAATGCTGGCGAGCGTTTGAAGGTTCCCCACATGGGCTGGAACAACGTCAAACAATGTGGTGCCCACCCTTTGTGGAAAGACATTGCTGACGACAGCCGTTTTTACTTTGTGCATAGCTATTATATCGATGCGCCGGAGTTTGTGGCGGCGACGTGTCAGTACGGTGTCGAGATCCATGCTGCCTTGAGTTGCGATAATGTTTTTGCAGTACAGTTTCACCCAGAAAAAAGCGGTGATAACGGCCTGCAATTACTGCGCAATTTTCTGGCTTGGGATCGTCCCCAGCAGTTTTTTCCAGTCTCTGAATAA
- the hisA gene encoding 1-(5-phosphoribosyl)-5-[(5-phosphoribosylamino)methylideneamino]imidazole-4-carboxamide isomerase, translated as MLIIPAIDLKDGACVRLRQGEMDDATVYGSDPVEMAARWVAEGARRLHLVDLNGAFDGKPMNGEAVMAIAKAYPDLPIQIGGGIRSLDTIEQYLAAGVNYVIIGTKAVKEPEFVAEACREFPGAVIVGLDAKNGLVATDGWAEVSTIQATELAKRFEQDGVSSIVYTDISRDGMMQGVNIDATVAMAQASSLKVIASGGVTNMDDIRGLKKVADAGILGAITGRAIYEGELDLKEAQTYCDGSA; from the coding sequence ATGTTGATAATTCCCGCGATTGATCTCAAGGATGGCGCCTGCGTGCGTCTTCGTCAGGGAGAAATGGATGACGCCACGGTATACGGCAGTGATCCGGTAGAAATGGCAGCCCGCTGGGTGGCTGAAGGTGCCCGCCGCTTGCATTTGGTAGACCTGAATGGCGCCTTTGATGGCAAACCGATGAACGGTGAAGCTGTGATGGCCATTGCCAAGGCTTATCCCGATCTGCCCATTCAAATTGGTGGCGGCATTCGCTCACTGGATACCATTGAGCAATATCTGGCGGCGGGGGTTAATTACGTCATCATTGGTACCAAAGCGGTGAAAGAACCGGAATTTGTCGCCGAGGCCTGTCGTGAATTTCCCGGTGCGGTCATTGTGGGTTTGGATGCAAAGAACGGCTTGGTGGCTACCGATGGCTGGGCCGAGGTGTCTACTATTCAGGCTACTGAGTTGGCTAAGCGCTTTGAGCAAGACGGCGTTAGCTCTATTGTTTACACCGATATCAGTCGCGACGGCATGATGCAGGGCGTCAATATCGATGCCACTGTTGCTATGGCTCAAGCCAGTAGCTTGAAGGTGATTGCCTCGGGTGGCGTGACCAATATGGACGATATTCGCGGCCTTAAAAAGGTCGCTGATGCGGGTATTCTTGGTGCGATAACTGGTAGAGCTATTTACGAAGGCGAGTTGGACCTGAAAGAAGCGCAGACGTATTGCGACGGGTCGGCATAG
- the hisF gene encoding imidazole glycerol phosphate synthase subunit HisF produces the protein MALAKRIIPCLDVDKGRVVKGVNFVGIRDAGDPVEVAKRYNEQGADEITFLDITATHEGRETTVHTVEQIAAEVFIPLTVGGGIREIKDIRAMLNAGADKVAINSAAITNPDFVREAAERFGSQCIVIAIDAKQVDNEADGSPRWEIFTHGGRKPTGINAVAWAVQMVENGAGEVLLTSMDGDGTKKGYDLALTRAIAEAVSVPVIASGGVGNLDHLVDGIIEGKADAVLAASIFHFAEYSVPEAKAYMAEKGIEVRL, from the coding sequence ATGGCATTGGCTAAGCGAATTATTCCCTGTCTTGATGTTGATAAGGGCCGGGTCGTAAAGGGCGTTAACTTTGTAGGCATTCGCGATGCTGGCGACCCAGTAGAAGTGGCCAAGCGCTATAACGAGCAAGGCGCGGATGAAATCACTTTTTTGGATATCACCGCTACTCACGAAGGCCGCGAAACCACGGTGCATACGGTTGAACAGATCGCGGCGGAGGTGTTTATTCCTCTCACCGTGGGCGGCGGTATTCGTGAGATCAAGGATATTCGCGCGATGCTTAATGCCGGCGCTGATAAAGTCGCCATCAATTCTGCGGCCATCACTAACCCCGATTTTGTGCGCGAAGCAGCGGAGCGGTTTGGCTCCCAGTGCATCGTGATTGCCATCGATGCCAAGCAGGTCGATAACGAGGCTGACGGCAGCCCCCGTTGGGAGATTTTTACCCACGGCGGCCGCAAGCCTACCGGAATTAATGCGGTGGCGTGGGCCGTGCAAATGGTTGAAAACGGCGCTGGAGAAGTGTTGCTAACCAGTATGGATGGCGACGGTACCAAGAAGGGTTACGATCTTGCATTGACTCGCGCCATTGCCGAAGCCGTGTCGGTGCCAGTTATTGCGTCGGGTGGCGTCGGTAATTTAGATCATTTGGTCGACGGTATTATTGAAGGTAAAGCGGATGCGGTATTGGCGGCCAGTATCTTCCACTTTGCGGAATACAGCGTGCCAGAGGCCAAGGCCTATATGGCCGAGAAAGGTATCGAAGTGCGTTTATAA